The Fibrobacter sp. UWR4 region ACCCACAGGGCCATTCAGTTTGACTATCCTCTAGAGGCCGAATAGGGCTACGATTACGAACATCAGTATTCCAGCGTACACACCGCCTAGCAAGTCATCTGCCATAACGCCCCATGCTCCGGGGAAGGCTTCGAACTTATGGATACCCAGGGGCTTCAGAATATCGAAAAAGCGGAACAGGGCGAATGCGATTCCCAAAATCCAGGGGTGTGCCAGGATGCTTGCCGTGGAAACGAAAGCGACGGACATGAAAATACCGCAAACTTCATCAATGACGATCCAGCCTGGATCTTCAGTTTGTGTATCCTTCATGGCTTTCTTCACGAAAGGGATGGCGGCAAAGAAGACGAAGAGGGCGGCGGCAAAAAAGGCGATGTTCAAGCCAGCGCTGTATCCCGCGAAAGTCAATTCCGGGCATCCGATCTTTGCAAACAGCAAAGCCATAGGG contains the following coding sequences:
- a CDS encoding phosphatidylglycerophosphatase A, with the protein product MNKEELREKYGKKRVPHQWRGTDFVSAQICTFFGSGMSPKAPGTMGSLAAAIVAYPMALLFAKIGCPELTFAGYSAGLNIAFFAAALFVFFAAIPFVKKAMKDTQTEDPGWIVIDEVCGIFMSVAFVSTASILAHPWILGIAFALFRFFDILKPLGIHKFEAFPGAWGVMADDLLGGVYAGILMFVIVALFGL